The Porites lutea chromosome 9, jaPorLute2.1, whole genome shotgun sequence sequence ccgatctgggcgtggcccaagctttttttggcccctaaaagagaccatgttaaaacacagacaatatatatttttctttattttttcactcTGTTTTCGGGCCTTTTGAGACTAGCCACAAACCCCCGGAGGCAACCCCTTCTGTTTAGTTTAGATGGATATGAGctgctgaacagggtatggttttcagggttaTAATAAGACCAAATGACAGTTTGCTCGATTCAACAGTATAAAAACAAAGGCGATGCTCTGTGTCAGGGtatcaactgtaaaatttaactgtCTCTTCGATCAACTCCTCTGGGCCCTGCGCCTGATCCTCATCCTCGGAGACACAGGGgtagtcagtcgggtcgggaaaaataaaaaactttcttcgcgccttttctcccgacccgactgactcgGGGCCATGCCTGATCCTTGAATATCCTTGGTTCTAGACccggggggcacttgggtattgttatggtgggtatgtgccgccggggactccaaattggcaccccgttctagaaaaaatttcccctaaaattgataccccattctagaaatgggccaattttttaaaccccgttctagaattcgccctaaaactgataccccgttgtAGAAATGGGCCagttttttatactccgttctaaggtgcaacaagagtacaacggtttgcttgttaacgcattgaaccgtatttttaaaagcaatctgtccttgaataatttcaaatggcttcttacaaaagtggagctttcgtacgttcgaaatattataccccgttctaaaaaacgcctctgaaatggataccccgttctaaatcaggagcttcaaaatcacgacccctttgggcggcacacacctgtataggtaatgtatgggagtaccccccccggggggggggttgaGACGTATTGAGGGAGACCAAGAGGGAGACACATATTTTCAACTACATGACGCTCACTTTAGGGTGCTCGCGAAGAGCCTGGAGAAGAGCGGgattttcaacatggcggctgCAAAGCCGTGGTTTTACACTATAAGAAAGCATCGAAAAAAGTCTATAGCTGCTGCATTGTTCGCTGGCTGGCTGACAAATTATGGAGTTAATAAGTATAGGTAATCTAGAGGTGGAAAATATTTTGGTGTTAGTAGCTACAGAACGTAGCCTTGATCATGAATTAACAGCCTTGTTTGTGTCTATTCCTGACAGAGAATACATGATAAGAAGGGAATTGTGCCTGGAAGCAAAGGTAAGTGATTCAAGAAattcttgtttcttttaagaattGTATTTGGTTGCAAGGAATTTGGTTGAAAAGTTCAGAAGAGGTCAATCCAATCACAATTCATTAAAGATAGGGCTCTTGACAAACTGTTCGACGGTAATTTGCTTCCTAAGTCAGGACGTAActaatcgatagaaatcgatcaTCGAAAATGTAATCGATTAATCGATAATACTCGATATTTGTCGATTGATTAGTCAATTTAATCGATTGAAATCGATAATCACAAATATTTTGTCGCATCTATGGAAATCGAAAATCTGAAACGTGATCTGATCTTATCACAACACTGCGTAACACTTACCTTCAAGCTTACCTTCGCATCCGCTTTGTTGATAAAGATGATGTTACTTCTTTCTCCAATGGTAGCtacttttcttatttattttttgtaccaGGATCACTGGTGTAAATTTGTACTCTAGAATCGTCAGAATCGTGGTAAATAGCCGGAGTCACTAATGTAGAAATTGGCAAACTGTCGTCCGTTCTCCGAGAATTGAGAAGGGTATTGTTCGAGCGCTTATTGGGAGACACGCATGGTGGCTTACGGAGCGGGGAGAATCTTCGTCCATTTTCATTTCGATCaagaataatattaaaaaatttgaTTTGAAGTAACTTAACAGTGTAGTTATGGCATTTATTTGAAGGTTATTTAAAGTGCTTTAAGTTCACTGAGCTTGTAATTAATTTGGGCTAAACTGTGTGCTACTCTTGCTCCCACTGACTCTGAGCCCTGTGACTTAACTTTGATTATAGGTTTATGGTGAGACAACACTGCCATCTCTAAAGAAACCGAGGAGACTGACATTGTTTTTCAATCCAGCAGCTGGAAGGTAGGTATAGCAACAGTCAGAACATCCTGAAAACAAGATGCTTCATATTTTACAGCTTGCAGatgttgaaaataaattttatttgcatACAAAAGCAGTGTCTCACAAACAATTATACAATCggcaacaaaattgttgagacattgtactcaaataggctAACTTCTGAAACAtaagaatccacacccctcccctgtcccctccattcaaagctgggatgtttcttgttttctaaaggtagctcgaacagtggaacaacattgcatggaggggatgggggaggaaacgctaccttttccccttttgaagtccGGATAACGTCAAAAAGTCCAtttagggcgaagtgtctcaactcattttgtcgccgattgtaggtgGCTAATTATCCCATGTGAGACTGAGAGGGCATTGCATTGCAAGTGTTTTGTATTTGGCTGCATTTTCATCCTCAATTAGAGAAGTGCAATACTttatactgtacatgtatataagaCACTATGTTACAACTatgttttcatatttttgtatTTCTATATCcatcataaaaaaatttgcaccAAACACAGTCCTTAGCCACAAAGCTCTCAGAAACCTCTTTCTTCATTGGCCTCCAAAAACAAACCTGCTATTGTTTTTAGAGGTATTGTTTGGCTCATTTATCTGTTGTTATGTTGCGCTAAGGAACAGCCTGTTCTGAGAGCTTCGTGGTACCATAAACAACTGGCCAAAAAGCTACAGGGTAATTGTAAGCTATCGGTTTTAACCTCTATAtagaattaatttttattattcatggTGGGTGCTCAGATATATTTGCCAAATatgctaaaaagaaaacttggaaATTAAACAGCTATTTACATaaaattccttcttttttccccttttagTGGAAGTGCTGATacacttttaaagaaaaatgctgAACCTATACTTCATATAGCAGGCCTAGACATAACCATTGTTAAGGTACGGTGTActtaaacattttttatttattaataataataactcgTGGTTATTAAGCTAAATTCTCACTAAGCTTTCTCTTCAAGTCTGCCAATGAAATTCTACCATTCAAATCAGATGAAAGCTGTCAAGATTGCTTTCATGCTATTATTGCTTAATATCATGCTTTTAATTTTCCTGATGTTTATTCTTCACCAactacttcaaaacttttacCAGATATGTCCAGGGAAGCAAATGTATGGGATTCAGGTACTTTTATATGATAGACATGCCCTAATCCTCATCTAAACACAAGGAATTAGAACTGTCTGCATATAAAGTCAATGGAAATAATTAATTGTGTAATATTGTGTCTAATATGAAGTTCCTATTAAAGTTCCaagttttcttgcacttctggACTTGAACACAACTGTAGAGTACTTGATTTATCTTGTAAAAAATGCTAAGTTTTTGAGGATGGAAAATTATTTGTCAAATATGGCATGCAAATGTTCTTTTTTCAGACAGATTATGAAGGGCAAATTAAAACCTTGACACAGTATATTGATCCAAAAACAGATGGAATTATTGTTGCTGGAGGAGATGGCACTCTGCTTGAGGTGAGAAGCAAGATCTTGTATCTTACATATCAAATTTCCTGTTAATGCAGGCtagattttcaaaacaaatataaCTTGaggatttaaatttttaaagaccTGTTTCGGATGTATCAGCATCTATCGTCATGCTTCAAGGATCTTAACAAAATAGTGGCAAATAATATATAGTTGTATACAGTTGAATAACAAAGGtgtcaataatattattattcatttggCACTCTTTATTACATACTATACATTATAATAACAAAAGTAAGTAGATACAAAATGACATTCTACTTGGCAAGTATAGAAGAAAATGAGGATACAAATGACATTATACATTctgtacagaaaaaaaaaacacagaattgaaaaaacaaaaggaagtaTAACTCTTTGAGTTAAGGGTGGGTCATTCCCATGCACTGTTTAGGGCTTCTATGATTTTACTTAAATAAGTTGGAAAAGAGTGGGAGATGAGTCCAGGTTGGAAGACCAAGGCCCAGAACAGAACAAAGATTCTAATACATGGCACCAAACCCTGCATGAATGTGAGAATTATGATTTAAAACTTAAATGCTAGCAAACCCAAATGGCACCAAACCCTTTTTGAATGTGAGAATTGTGATCTAACAATTAAACGCTAGCAAACCCTTGAGCCAAAATGTCTGGTGGTCTCACTGACACAGCAAGCCTAATACAGCCTGCAAATGTATATATTATACTTCTAAACCACCTAAGAATGTAGTGCATCATGTGGATCATAATTATATTTTAACTCTAAACTTGCTACCATTATGTAACTTTATACGCATGTAAGAAGTAAATTAAACCTGATGTCCAGATTCTTACAATATTTCAACATTGTGCTAAAAGGAAGAAAGTACAGATAACTGGTACTAATTTGAAAAACACTTTAAtgctgaaataaaataattaataatgtcTTCTTTGGGTAGATGAGTCAGGGCCACCCAACAACCAAATGGTTCTAAATACAccagaagtgtctcaaatggttttctctgtACTTCAGAAGCCTGTTTGGCTAATTTGGAGttgccctaaaaactatttatctgttcaGATGTCTTAGGCGAACTTTGGTCATCATgaaagttttaggtggctttttcaTCTCATCAGAAAGCGTTAGCTACCCTTATGGGTCTGGTGGAAAGTACGAGGACATGAAGTAGCCatgcttcctttaaaaaattttagggtACATTAAAGTCTTTACACCAAAAGTTTTTATAGGAGAccctttttttaacaacaatcgcaatatcttggtattaaaaataaatggaaCTAACACAACCTATGAAAATCGTAGTTGAGCTGTTAGAACATGTCCGAATATTTTAGAcaaatggaacggttatctAGAAAGTTTTCGCTTTTCACAAGCTTTAGAAACTTCTCGGCAATATTTGCTCcatcgaacagttattttacagaaaaaagttgctgggtgcccctgatgagtTGAGAGGTTGTAGAACTTAATCtgaagtactgtttaaaaaatgagCTGGAATGTATTATAAGGTTAAAAAACTTGAGGTGAAGCtgagagtttttaaacctgataaaacACCACTGTGATTTTTTTGAATGGCTTTAAAATCTCTTAtttagatcaactcattctggtactaatatttagatttggggttattttggtctaaaaatttgGATGTATAGTTTAGCTGTGCCTATACagaaagacactcattaaacattgatttctttaatttgtgtATTCttaatgaattacatttgtGTAATGTAGATGTAAGGTAGATGTAATTTGCCACCCTTTGAGAAACTCTGGGAGAAACTATTTTTCAACAGAATGCACGGATGTTGGATATCTGCAGTGTGTAAACCACTTCTGATTTTTCCCATTGATGTCCATCAAATGACATCCCTTctgttgaaaaatgtttttccatgCAGCATTAACAAAGCCTGGGTAAAAAATCATGTGTCTTTTTCCTTGTTTGTGGCTTTAGGTCGTAACAGGATTGCTAAGACGGAGTGATCAGGTACATTATTTCACATAATAGTCTGCCTACTTCGACCTCTGCTTGTTGTTTcattttacagtttttgttTGAAAGGTGATATTAACAGTATTatttaaatttctgtttttgtttgccaggaagAAATTTCTAAGATTCCCATTGGAGTGATTCCTCTTGGAACCCATAATTCATTCTGTAACAGACTTTTTGCCAACAAACATGTGGCAGAGGCAAGGTAGGAGAAGTAAATTTTAACTTACATGTTACATGACGTGTACAATTTAGTAGAATACAATGTATTTTGCTTATTTATGTTGCCTTTGTGACGTGTCATTATATCTATTAAAGGACATTCTACTTTTCCCTAGAACTATTGGAAATGCAGCATTGGCTATCGTCAAAGGTTACATCAGGCCAGTGGATGTGATGGAGATCAAGGTCAGTTTTTAtcatgattgaaactggaaATATCATAATGCCAtcatatacatgtacaatgtagtATGTGAATGCActgatttaattaattttaggaCTCTGCATGGACCCAGCAGCTCAAACGACAATATTATTAACACAAACCTAAATAGTTAAACATTATCACCCTTATACTGAggatatatttaacaattattcctcgagcctgaatgggctctgagtcaatagcccatgaggccggaggccgaatgggctattgactcagaggccatgagggtgagaggaataattttttcagtaaaatccaactagttggtcaaaaatatcgagaataaaaaaaatttagctagttaaagctagactttaatccttctTTGCCGCCAAAAAGTTCGTGCTTAtggctactagtgggctataacatatagcctagtaggagctcaaccaatcagaacgtagcactgataatagaccactagttggattttactaatagaTATTATAAGTTAAAATTTAACTAGGTGAGTAAAACCTTAACTATACAATGTATTTTATACAATTATAGGTTTCAGTTACTTGGTTACTTCCTGACTGTAAATTAATGGTGAAAGTTTGTATAAAATAATATTCAGTTAGCCCTTGGCCCGTACCTTTAATCAGTACTGTGATATTCACATATTTACACTACAATTTAATGacaaacattattttgtttaggcCCCAACGTATGGTTCAAAATTTTCCTTGTCAATTTATTATTGAACAAATTTGGGCATCCATAGAGGCagctttcctttcttttgtttcagggTGATGAAGGTCGTTCAACTTTTGCGATGTCTAAGCTCCACTGGGGTGCTTTTAGAGATGCAAATGAAAAGCAAGACAAGTAAAAAGTTTATTTACATTATTTACATCCAATACTTGAATTATTATTACCAGGCAGCCTTGCTTCTTTCTTTCTGAGAACAGGCATCCAcaaattttaataattaaaattttctcTTGGGAAGTTTTTTGTTGTCTAGTTGTGTACACACTGCCCTTTTTGGGAATTATTTTCTTGAATCAAGGGAGCCCCCTAATCCTGACAACCCTGGTCAGTGTACTGAACCCACTATGGGCTTAGAAGGAAAAAcagattattaatttttattcaataGTGGACCAGTAAAGATGAAATAACCATTAAACAGTAGTTTAACCTTTTACCATCCAGGAGTGGTTTAACACTGACTCTGACTAGTGTACCATGAACCTTGATGAATTGTTTGTTAGAACAGGCTGGGGTATACAAGTATTAGTGGCAGCGTGTAAAGAAAGTCGTCtctgatagcccagggctagtggattttgctatcgggctagcgTACAGACgtattgtaatcaatcctgctaatcaaaaagggttttggggctagttgaaatgacttgtggtacattctagctacagcttgcccaaatggcaggctgtaatactgactttctttgcaccctgagtgGTATATCAATCACTATAAACTGGGGTCCTGTTCCATACATTCTGATTTCTACAtgtaaccctttaaaccctaaatTTGCATTTTGCCCCAAACATTTCCTATGAAAGAAGTGGGGATTGAActgttgacttttttttacatgtacatgtatcccCTAATtatggtggcccacaactgtcatggcaaaaccaaaaacctcacggcaaaaacaaaatacctcacggcaaaaccgaaaacctcacagcaaaaacaaaaacctcacggcaaaaccaaaaatagcccacgtggcaggcgtttgaaaaggAAGAGGAAGGGAATTTGGGCGCGAACGAAGGCTAAagcaaaaacctcacggcaacaACAAAATACGTCATGACAAGACCAAAAACCTCACCGCAAAACCAAAGACCTCACagcaaaaccaaatacttcacagcaaaaaccaaatacctcacggcaaaagcAAATTCCCACGTCAAAACCAAagctattttgcttttgctgtgaagtatttggttttgctgtgaggtttttggttttgccgtgaggtattttgttgttttaccCCTGAGGTTTTGGGTTTTGctgtgaggt is a genomic window containing:
- the LOC140947830 gene encoding acylglycerol kinase, mitochondrial-like: MAAAKPWFYTIRKHRKKSIAAALFAGWLTNYGVNKYREYMIRRELCLEAKVYGETTLPSLKKPRRLTLFFNPAAGSGSADTLLKKNAEPILHIAGLDITIVKTDYEGQIKTLTQYIDPKTDGIIVAGGDGTLLEVVTGLLRRSDQEEISKIPIGVIPLGTHNSFCNRLFANKHVAEARTIGNAALAIVKGYIRPVDVMEIKGDEGRSTFAMSKLHWGAFRDANEKQDKFWMAGPFRRKMSYLVAAFKEWPPVVNTLLTYPTNQLVENNRSLKNTSSSPLGQVASHVLATANCETTIEPQGRHLLAEAGSIVSDGWIASPVQTFGLTVKPFRKAGAQDDSSLEVKLWPSDLTKTEFIETGWKMEKMEKEEKEGSYNQDNSSRHRCLIVKQLKLEPRDEKVSWFSIDGEPFEARAITIDLLPKKLHFFFNPEKPNVNFFYS